One Bemisia tabaci chromosome 4, PGI_BMITA_v3 genomic window, ATTGAGTAGTTCTTACCATAAAAAGGAGAGATGGCAATCGAGCCACAagccaagaaaaaaagaaattacacATATTTATGAAACACAAATTtttgaatacacattttttttggcttgtagctcgattatcATCTTTCTTTCTTATTTGATAGCTTAGCCAGCCAATTGGCATTCAAATTGGATCTTACCATACTTCAACTTGAGTTTTTACGCAATAGTGGGATTTGATAATTTCCACCTAAACTGTTATTATAGTAACGAGAGTTTAGTTGAGAAAGCAAAATTGAACATAGCTACTCAATAGGGTGGCTCGTTGTTGCACCCTTCCGTAACTAAAAAAACGGGTAGTGAAAAGTTGGTGCCCCCCAACCGTCCTGATAAAAAAACCTTTCTacggattttaaaaatattgatatttatAGGTCCCACAAGAGTGCCCCTCGCCCCTGTTTTGGCACATTTTTCAGTATCGATTGGCATAGTAGATTCTTCAATTTCGTAAAAGGAAAAGGACAGTATATTTGCGAAAATTCCATGTATTCAAAGGAAAGAAATGTATTCAAAGGAAACCGTACCTAAATTTAATTATGAGATTTATAATGCTAACTCAAAGTTCAAGTCCACATGTCAAATCATTCTTACCGTGTTTTTTACAAAGCTGCATGAAGAGGAAGACTCCGACTAGAAGAATTGCTACTTTGCTGAGCACGAGGGCTTTCATAGCTTTCATACCAACCATCATCATGATGACAGGAGTGATCATTTTCGAcatcatcttcatcatcatGAGAAACGGCATAACCATCTTGTGCTGCATGTCCTCGCGAGCTGAAACAATTACAAACCCAGTAACTCTTCAGTGTCACTACATTTTTATACCGTTCCACGAAAGGGCAACCCTTTCTCCACAGACTCAAGAATTGAAATAAAAGGGGTACGACTTGCAGCCTTTGAAATCTCCTTACATTGAACATTCTCAACCTTAAAGCAATTTTGTCCGATTATGAAGTGGGTGCTCAATTTGGAGCAAGTAACGTCTGACCGATTATTAAAAGATCATTTACCTATGAAACATATCCAAAAGGATCAAATTTCTAGAGGTTACATTTGCTTTTCCATTTCATATTTGGAAACCAGGACGAGATCTCTAAAATAGATAGCCTCCGGAACTAATCATTCTTGAATCGATATCTACCTATACAACGCAAATGTTAATTCGGCATAAGtggaatattttgaatattcttttgtttttaatgcagaaaaatgtatcatcttttcagaatattctcaaaaaacttctttttcaactttattGAATTCTCGTTCGTCCTCACACGCACTAAAGATCATCCCGAAAAGGACTTGCAACAATTTTACTGTTATCAGTTATAggcaaaattaaacattttaaattgaattaacACGttctaactttaaaaaaattgttgactgCTTCTCCAGCAGTCAAATTATGTGCTCCCCTCTGCATGCCCACTCAGGAAATGTTGATCTTGTCCTCAAATTTTCCAACCAAGCACTACCGTCCGTCCCGCAGAAATCATTCCCAAAATGTTTGCAGTCTCAGAACTCTGTTTTGTCGCGATAGTTTCCTTacacaaattcaaaattgaaaattgcctccctgctttcaaagttcaaagctttttaagaaaatcggctaaagaggaaaaataaatcatgTCCACTTTAATCCCACTAACGAGGCGACGACGCGACGGGAGAAAATCCTGTCGAAGGACACAAGTATTTCACTTCgagttgaatttttcaaaagtgaaaTAATTCTGtataattgaagaaaatttggataTTGACACGAAATGGCAAGATACTCCCACCACGGCTTACATACTAACTGGGATTATTCTTCTTAAAGACATTGTAATACTTTAAAccttcaaaatgcaaaaaaagaagCCAACTAATGGGGACTAAGCCTTAAGCTCTGCCATTAATTAATACGTCTATGAGAGCAAGCGTATATCAGCCGTTGTAATGAGCTCAAGAACGAAGTATATACCAGGATTGCGTTCGGTGAACTTATGAATGCAATTTCCTCGAGCCCAATGAGTAGCGGAACTAATTTAATCGAGAAATCAGCGTCAAACTCATCATTGATCTGAAGAGCTCTTGTACACACACAAAGGCTTTCTTTCATATCATTCCAAGCTTTAAAATGTGCCCCATTATTAAAATGCATCGTGGACAAACACATACACAAGCTAACTTGCATTTTAGTTAAGATGAATGCGCTAACGGCAAGATATGAAGTATTACAACGTCTTTGGTTATTTTGCAGAAGacgaaatgaggggcttggaggacaaggcgcgtaagtgcagtttttgaaaaaattgagataatcaAGAAGTCAactaaaacttgtttgaaagcatattctgtgaaaaattcacaactaaaatccaactttaaggCATCCAAAAAAGAGTTTacacttcctttccgccataaggctcgatgtaaatttgaaacttcaaacacgcatttctcgaaatggcaaaaacttcacttatgcgccttgtcctccaagcccctgaaATATCAAACACTTGAACATACCTTGAGAAATAGCTCGGCTTTCGTTTTCGCTGGGAGGCGGGAACTCGACGTCGAAGTCGGTGAGCGCCCTGGAGGCGGGCTTGAAGACGAGGGTGGCCCTCTGGAAGAACAAGTCGGGCATGTGGAGTTTGAAGTCGTGCGAGGTGATGTACTTCTTCACCCTGTGGACGATGGCGCTGTCGAGTTCCTCGTCGGAAACCTCGTCCTCCGCCTCGAGCGACCTCTTCCCGCCGTTCAGACTGACGTCCAGGTAGTCGAGGACCCTGATCTTGAGACACCGCACCACACTCTGATCGCCGGCGAGGCAATCGTTGACCACCGCGTTCACGAGTTCGTCCCCGGAGCCGATGTAGCGGCCGCCGCCGGAGGTCGGGATGCTGTTGTCGAGCTCCGAGCCCAGACACAGCCCCAGGAAACCGAGGATCACGAGTCGTCTCATCTTCGTCTGATCGGTCAGTCGTCAGTGCGCCATTTGTCGCGGCTCGAATTATAGTGAATGACCTCTGGTCACTGGGGAAGGGTTTTATACGACGAGGCGTTTTGACTCTCGGGAGCAGCGGCCCGGCCCGGCCTGGGGTGGAATATTAATCGTGGGTGCTCGCGCGCGCGCGGCCCACTTCGCCGGCGCACGTACCCGCATTGTGTTTCACCCGGCGTAGCGCCCCGGTGCCGCTACCGGTGCGCGGTGTCTCCCCGGCTTCCGATTCTACTCACCGTAAGGTCCGGTTCGAAAATGCAAGTATCCAAGTCTTTCGTCGCCCCAAAGGAGAGGAGGGCGAGGgcgagggggaggaggaggggaggagggcGGACTTTTGGCGGGACTCGACCTTATGATTTTGGAGTACAACCAACCTGAGCCACGCTGAGCTTACACACTTTCACTTCATCTGTTGATTCTATCGATGGGAATGGCTTAGTCAGTCAGAAGCCAACCAAAGAGCCTTGCAAAAAGTTGCCTCTTTTCTCGGGATATGGACCTCTAGGTaaggttcactggaaaaagaacacattgaatctagattccagactcttgaaaacattgacaagaaaaaggactcttgattcaatcagatttaagctaaaatcaaaaggaaatccgctcaaattaagaagcttggttcttgatttaagctaaaatcggattgaatcaagagtatattttcttgtcgatgtttttaagagtctggactcttgatccaatgtgtttttttccagtgttaagaACGAAGCATCGCAGAACTAgagatttcattgaaatttttcgcaAAACACAATGAGCATACTTATAATATTTAGCTCAAGATTTTGCTTTTGGTGATACGGAAATCCGattaattttaaatgttaaaaaaaataacatcttGAGCACAAATCCAAGCATTTTTAAATGCTAAATGAAATATAATTTGCAATACTGTATCACCAAAAACATTTGTAATCACTGGTGGCGGTAACTACCTTGCGGACAAAGTCCAAACAGAGCAGCAATGGATTCAGGCTGAAGCTTCAACTAGGGACTTGTATCATCaatcatcataaggtttcattttgGCCACGTTTCAAAAAAGTTTCCAGGTTTCCCGGCGAGGGGCAATGGGAGTCTCATTTTTTAATGGATCATTATTCGCATCCATACATttacacaccaaaaaaaaaaaaaaaaaaaaaaaaaaaaaaaaaaaaaaaaaaccaatcttTTCAGGAGTTTAAAGACTGGAAactcaaaaacttcaagaattggtagttttcttttttatgcacGAAGACTTATACCAATAATCGGAAACTTTGTATGAAGGTTTAACACTAATCactacttttcttttttaaaaaaaatctcaatacattcaataaattaaaaaaaaaaaaaaaaaaaaaaaaaaaaaaaaaatctttagttATGACCTTAAAATCTCAGTTTCCAGTTCCTACGAAGCTTTGTagaaactttttctttaaagaacTCACAATAATTAtttgaatatcgacggtgaaactaccaaaccacgtatctcggtttgcgacgtcgcagacttccggtcatactttattttttaaatgaaaaactacttaacttccagtcttgaaaatttctgtgatttttcctctttgtgcggagaaaattccgtgaaaatttcaaggaatgatattgatttggtctatttcaaaaaaataaaatgtgagcgtagatttttaagcaccgcaaacgagatacgtggtttggtagtttcaccgtcgatatgctctgATTCGACCTTATGCTACACTACTTTTTGCAGAATAGCACATTATAGACAATTCGCAAACTCAGATTACGCAGTAAACAGGTAGCTTTCTCTTGTATTAGAAAACAAAAGTTGATTTCACGTCGCTGGATCAGATCCAATCTTCGCGTGAGCGTACACGTCAGTCCGTCCTTACTAAAATCAATTGAATTTCCATTGGACTCGACTGACTTTCCTTTAAAGTCACAAACGAAGAGTTTAAATCCACGTTGAAGATGGAATGGCAATATGTAAACGTAGCGCATTTATCTCCAGACTTCAAAGTATTTATTcgaaaatgttgcaattttggTGATAAACTGTAAAATAATGCATACTCAAACCAATcgctttttcgttttttcttggAAGACCGAGGAATATTTGCATTTGACTGAATGGGTCagctgcgctggtcacagaatcgtgttttgatgcttaaatcttgtagatcagctaaaataagatccgtccaaacagcaattcTCAAAGTTCAATAAGAACCGAGATATCGCAGTTTGAAAAAgttggtttatgacgtcatccaccgcggtagtgacacccttggtttcctcgACCTTGCTCTCATCTGAgtaacgcactggaaaaaaaaaacattagatctagagtcaagactcttaaaaacagcgacaagaaaaaatactcttgattcaatcagatttaagcttaaatcaagatctcagcctcttaatttgagcggatttccttttgatttaagcttaaatctgattgaatcaagaatattttttcttgtcaatgttttcaagagtctagactctagatccaatgtggtttttttccatagagtacatagagtcgtaatgtaaatgggagagctggcgccatattctgctcgacgaattccgagcccggtgtgcgccgagttcgggtcgctttttcgatacattttcgatccaaaatggcggtgtggaatacgtgtaattcctatctcctctgttgttgttgttgttttcatcggatggccgggtacccatgtatcgcaaacaatcgattatgtatcgaaaaagtgacccggcgtcacacaggagtctcggaattcgggacatggaaaatgcttaaaagtggcgccagctctcccacttacattacgactctatgtactctatgtttttttccagtgcaggagtAACACGTTGAGTAATCAGAACGAATGAGTGTTTCCCTGACtgataaaagcaaggtggaagcaACCTAGGGTGTAGACGTTATaaaccgatttttttcaaatcgcgatATTTCGGTTCATGTTGAACTTTGAAAGTTGCTGTTAGGGtagatcttattattcttaGGTGATctaaaaaatcaagcatcaaaacacgattctatgaccagcgcaactgacccattgaatcTGATGTAACATGCAAAATGTTACTTTTTTGCTAGTCGTTTTATTCTGTGTACATTTGTACCGTCTTATGTATATCTTTTGAtcagaaaatggtaaaatagtGTTGAGTCCGCACCATTTTACAGGAAAAGCAAGAccagaaagttcaaaatttcaatcagagtaAAGGGGGTTGAGCTGTGATGAGTATACAAGACTAAGGGTGGGGAGTGTTCAGCTAAAGCAGATACATTGTTTTCTAGCATTGTGCTTTCGGCGCAAAATAGCGTGGACCCAGCACTGTTTCACTATTTTGTCACATACAGTTTCATACAGTTCGGGTCATAGTTTTAGCGTTATTTTCATTTGAGATAACATGTTATCGGGTTTTGTCTTTTAACCTCACCAGTTATCGATTGACAGTCTTTTTCAGCGACTGAAACGCAGCATCAAGAAAGTGAGCCGTAGATGTATGACAGCCCGTAGTTTATGGATGGTTTGAttcattaatttcaaaaacatACTATTGTATACCTATTATCTGCATAAGTTTCCTCAGCCTTACTACTTCCTATTGattgatgaaagaaaagaaaaaactttccaTTAATTGCAAAAACATACTATTGTACCTATTATCTGCATAAGTTTCCTCAGCCTTACTACTTCCTATTGAttgataaaagaaaagaaaaaaactttccaTTAATTGCAAAAACATACTATTGTACCTACTATCTGCATAAGTTTCCTCAGCCTTACTACTTCCTATTGTttgataaaagaaaagaaaaaaactttccaCTCGAAAATATTCAGAGGATCCGTATTCAGATTTCGAGAGTCGGCATAGCTTTCTGTTGTGGTGTGGGTCCTAATTTTAATTACCGATTTTTACAGTTAGGCCGATTCGGTTGACCCTAACCTTCATACCTCAAACGGATCCACGCCGGCCGCTGCCCCGTCATGAATATCAATCGATTGATCGGCAATAATCCATGATGCCTATTATAATCCTTATCTATCGGCTCAAATATGTACTTCACAATGAGCACGAGATGACCCGTTTCACTTTTTCGATCCCACTTTCTGAAGTCAGCTCTTAGGTGTGGGTgacagttctgccgtgcttaggaaaaactcATGTATTTCTCACTTCAATACTGCTGCGGCGGCCGCGTTGACTTCCGACCGGGGAACTTCCCagaaaagcaataaaaaaacaatttaaaaagcgggtaacaaggctgaaatttcacatacacaaaaccaaaacgtttcggctgaaaattcagctatcctcagttggataaatcaaaataaaaatggttacaaatctaaaatagtacctgatAAGTAcctgattttattttgatttatccaactgaggatggctgaattttcagccgaaacgttttggttttgtgtatgtgaaattttagccttcttacccgctttttaaattgttttttttattgtatatcttgtccCAAAAAAGCGCAGAATGACAGAAATAGAAGGagaagactgccgtgctaaggaaaaacgccgtatgaactttcaggcgttcccaaatttcctttgataaaacgcgaatttcctggtaaacttatgaatattttcctcccaatttttcagataattgtgttcgcaatttcacttaaagattctgaaaatttaagggcaaaatactcttaattttcctcaaaaataaacattctatcgagggaaattgggcaactctcgaatgttcatacggcgtttttccttagcacggcagagttgacaTTCAACTGTAACCGTAGAGTAATTTAAATGCTGTTTATTTGACGCTCAAATGCGGCTACTTTGGACAAATGCCGTTTTTTTGGTGACACGAAcccaataaaaaattgtaatctACTTTTAAgtacttgaaattcaaaatctgattaTATTATCTATTGACTGAAGTCTGACTGCCAAGCTTCTTGCATAATATAAAAAGTGTAAATTAAACTGAATATTTTCCCAAATTGGAAAGAGTTCTACGTTTGTCGAAAACATGTCTTAGTTAGCCATCAGtattttacgaaaattaaaGACTATTAGATTTAGATTGGCGGAATACCTTTAGTGTCACAAGTAGAGACATAATATAACGCACGTTAATTATGCGCCACGAACATAAGTTTtacttactttcatttttcatcaatcaCTGAGAACTATTTAAACGAGTCTAACTATAGGTTTTGAAGGTTAatacttttcaaattttgtgaaaatatatATAAACTAACCTAAAAACTGTACCAATGTCCTTTATTGGAGCCGCATTGTTCTGGAAAAAATTGTGATGTCTACTTTTTTACCATGAAgaacataattttctccctatATATGCGCCTTATCAGTAATGCGCGCAAAACTGATCCAGCATTATTGCTACGTAAACAAAGATATCGGGTGCACCAAATCGGTAGATGGAGCTCTACCCAATTTGTATTTCAAATACGATGTTCACGCTCATTAATAAAGCTGAAACGAAGAATTTGAgctatatttttttatcatcagcCAAACGCAGCCCATCAGGCACAATCTCCAAAATGAGATTTTTATAATGAGTGCAACTGATTTTTGGAATATATTCTCATTTATTTAACGGTTTCAATGGATAATGTAACTTTTGgttttattctaattttattgATAACGATGGCTTAAACCGAAGAAAAAtctaaattaaagttttcattgcgAGGCATTAGAAATTGAGGAATATTTTGTACTTTCCAATATTGTGATGGCATTTCAAAACTAATTTAGAAAAGCTAAGAAATTCacttgcatatttttcatcatatttttcttaTGAAAAACGAACGTACGCAAGTTGCGTATGAGTTGACACACTGAAGGTTGAATATGATATACCTTGGAGCGCATGCGCAAAGCAGAGCTATCTTTGGTCAAGGCCTGCTACCATGAATGATGTATCCAAAAAGGTTACtaacattttcattaaaaattctaCAATGATACCTTAAGTCCTTGTTTAGTATTTAGGGGGGCTTCGTCACTAAAAAGCTCGAAGTCCAGTGCAAAATCACTGTCACGTAATTTGACATCGTTCTTTgtcttttattccttttttcctccttctcccAACAACTCAATTTGTAAAGAGACAAGGATCCAATGCAAAATTCCAGACAACTGCTGAGTGCTAAGAggacttttttaaaatgtttgtttattttaattttaaaatatctggaTT contains:
- the Osi20 gene encoding uncharacterized protein Osi20, with the protein product MRRLVILGFLGLCLGSELDNSIPTSGGGRYIGSGDELVNAVVNDCLAGDQSVVRCLKIRVLDYLDVSLNGGKRSLEAEDEVSDEELDSAIVHRVKKYITSHDFKLHMPDLFFQRATLVFKPASRALTDFDVEFPPPSENESRAISQAREDMQHKMVMPFLMMMKMMSKMITPVIMMMVGMKAMKALVLSKVAILLVGVFLFMQLCKKHGMMMPPGMGAMSVEPAPSSAYGPPSSAYGPPPTAPMNSYGAPPSNSYGSPASSSPAGSSSSYDQAPSSWEPAPSASNNQYSRVYDPHQVAYNAYSTIGASSSSSTKY